The following coding sequences lie in one Benincasa hispida cultivar B227 chromosome 6, ASM972705v1, whole genome shotgun sequence genomic window:
- the LOC120079089 gene encoding uncharacterized protein DDB_G0287625-like, whose translation MCTTFNHLSFFYFFILLLSSVQIEARVNKFFSKFIHTDHKVVSNLTLAPVFAPPEISPSLAPIPALAPFFDESHNAYGLYDRDANAGVNTRTITNMEEEILAGNDEDEENYKAGYPMTNSQKKIYENNNYENNNGFTNSKYQNNNENRNSKYESNFKNNNALFLLSSLSDSCKTLVVTISNSAPEDILSLDVIKQNMFNEELRRKDMRVDNSHALVVENPGRNKRKGPKDHGNSKGRSKSTDKETA comes from the exons ATGTGCACTACTTTCAACCATCTCTCCTTCTTCTACTTCTTCATCCTCCTCCTCTCCTCTGTCCAAATCGAAGCCAGAGTCAACAAATTCTTTAGCAAATTCATTCATACGGATCACAAGGTTGTTTCTAATCTTACACTGGCGCCGGTCTTTGCTCCACCTGAGATATCTCCATCTCTGGCACCAATACCGGCTCTCGCCCCATTTTTTGACGAATCGCATAATGCTTACGGTCTATACGATCGTGATGCCAATGCCGGTGTAAATACTCGAACGATTACCAACATGGAGGAGGAGATTCTCGCGGGAAACGACGAGGACGAGGAGAATTATAAAGCTGGCTATCCAATGACGAATTCTCAGAAGAAAATTTACGAAAACAATAACTACGAGAACAATAATGGATTTACAAATTCTAAGTACCAGAACAATAATGAGAACAGAAATTCTAAGTACGAGAGCAATTTCAAGAACAATAAC GCTTTGTTCTTGTTGAGTTCTTTGTCGGACAGTTGCAAAACCTTGGTTGTGACTATTAGTAACTCTGCTCCAGAAGATATTTTGTCTTTAGATGTTATCAAACAAAACATGTTCAATGAAGAGTTAAGAAGAAAGGATATGAGAGTTGATAATTCACATGCTCTTGTTGTTGAGAATCCTGGAAGAAACAAGCGTAAGGGACCTAAAGACCATGGTAACTCAAAAGGTAGGTCAAAGTCTACAGACAAAGAGACAGCCTGA